ACAACAAATTCGGCACTTCATCCAGCGCCAGGCATGTCGCACCTCAAATGTGTAGTATACACTCAGAATGTACATTAAATGTGTAGCACACTATCTGTTTTTTTCCAACTACAAAGTGATCTTCACCAATCCTAGGCATTAATTACATAGGATAGGGCACGGAATTTACCTTGTTGGGTTCAATGAGCCTTGAGCAAAGTTACCTCAAACTGCAACGTCCCAGAAAATCTGCAGATCTCTGGGCAGCAAGAGTACATTAGCCGAACTCAATTGATATCTTAAAAAAGAACACAAAACAAAACGGCGCCAACAACTAAAACTTCACCAGCAGCACTCATGCAAAACTCAGCAGAACCATCAATGCCAGTTTAGCACATCCTAAAAGTCACATCAGCAGCGAACAAGTTCTTACAAAAGCACGGCCTTTTGCAGATCGAGACCGCCGGCCTAGAGCCGAACATGCACCACAATGGCCACCAGCAGCTCGCGCCGATCATCAGCAGAAGAACATCACTTCCTTCACTTTGTCCTTGACCTGCGGGAGCCGGCGGAGCGCAGCTGGGCCGCCACTGACAACAGAGGCTCCATCGGTGCCCTCTGCCTGCTCGTCGTAGTACCTCGCGCGGAACGCGGCCAGGTGAGCGTAGTAGGCCGGTGGAACTGCACCGGGAAGGATTGGAATAAATTTTCCAGTGGCAAATATATAAGGAACTACAAGAACATATGAGCACATGAATACAGAAatacagaaagaaaaaaaagaggagaacTAATCTCTCCAAATAATTAAGGAGCAGTACATCTGCATCGGTAGGCCTGGGAGGAGACTTACCAACTGAGACAGAGCGCGTGCAGCGTGCATATCTGCATTGCAAAACAGAAATCTGCTTGAGTTCCAATGGCAGTGACGATCAGCATTGAAATTGAATAGGGAATTGAGTAGGGGAACAAATATAGTGACAAAAGGAGCAGGAGTGGTGAATGGAGGGTGATCAAGCTTACGTGTAACACAGGTTGTTAGTTAGCATCTGCAGCGCATCAGCCGAGAAATGGTTCTCGTCATAGAGGACATGATAGTGTGCTGGCCTGCTTGTTCCCTGAAGAAATGCTTTTACATTAGTCTGAAGGCAAATATTACTTAGAAGGTCAGCAGCTCCAAAGTATCGGGACGCACGGCGCCGAAGTGTCTGACACATACCTGGATTCCAGCATGGCTACAAAGGTAGAAATCAAACTCGTTGGGATGACAAATGCTGGAATCAACCACAGTTCCTGCACAGCAGAAAAAAGAGTCACAATTCCACAATCAAAGATGTGCTAAAGTAACTATCATATACTTTGCTGGAAGTGGAGATCTCTGAAAGATACACTGGCCACCCAGCCAACAAGGGTTGGGTAGAGGGTGGTAAACCCAGCCAGCCAGAGTTCAATTATCACCTACATTAACGCTACGGTAGATATGTCTTCTTACTTTTGATTataagtgataaacaaggaTGGTGACCATGGTACTAACCAGGAAGAATGTTTCCACTTTTATCAGTGAGATCACGCCTTCCATGAACCTCAGGGAAGAGCCTTGTGTGGTGCCTTTTCTGTACTATTACAAATGTCACTGGGGGTAGATAATCACGTTGCATAGAGGCACAAGCCTTCCTGATTGCATCCATTTCATGGAGCAAAACGTGGCTGAACTGTCCTTCACTTACACCATCcctaaataaagaaaaaaaaagggtagTAGGAAGTCAATAAGGCTTCATCCAAGAGTTATGTAAATAATTCAAGCACATACCTGTAAAAAATAATCCTTTCAGGTTTTCGGCCAGTCCTCTTATAGAATGAAGACAGCAACTCCCTGCAGAAAATAATTCAGGCATCTAAGTTTCAAACTATCATCTCTTAATTCACATACATCATGAACATGAAGGATACGAGTTACCTTATCATTCCACCATTTACTGGGGTGCCTTTCTCTGGATCTGTAGCAGTCCAGAAGAGATTCTGTATAATCTCCTGCCTATGTGCTTGGGCAGAGACCAGAGCTTTATAGGTTGTTACTTGAGGCCAGTCCATGGATGCCACCACCTGCAAAAGGTGATGACAACTATCCGTTATTTTGTTTCAGAAAAGCCCCCATTGAAGTTCGGAACCATAACAATTAGCATTCAAATATGAACCGAAATTTTCATTTAAATTACTGCAACGTTTGAACAGAACGATTGCTAGCAGACAACAAGAAACTGACAGCTGCAACAGATGCCGATGAGTCTTCGCCTGCTACAGGATGGGTAACATCAGCACCAAAAATGATTGTTGGTACATCTGAGACAAAAGGTATTCCACTAGGCTCGAAGGCTCTCTCAAGCACTGTATTACGCCCTCCAACCTGATAAACACAAAAAATATCACTTCCATGACAACTGAAGCACACCAAAGGAAGAAAGCAGTAAATTGCACTGACCTTCACATTGATTTTAAGGGCAACGTTTTCGAAATACTGCTTGTTTTTGTTGGGCTTTGGATGTATGCACTGAGATACTATATCAAGTTTAGTCTCGCACAGCCTCTTAATTTTCCCTAGAAAATCGCACAAGTGTTAACCATGAAACCAAGCAGAAACACTCATGcacattttcttttttgcaaaattcatgGACAAATATGTTCATATGCAGAATGTTGTGAAAGTTAACTGTAAGTTTTCAACAGAAAAAACTGCAAATAACTTGCCCTATGTGTGCTATACCAAAAAGATACATGTTACTGGACCATTGGTCAACTTTTTTCCATAGAATTGTGTAAACATAGTTTTTTTTCCATAACATTCataactttcttttttttcagaaattttATAAGTGTACAGTCTTCAAGCATGAACATACCATAATGACTAGAAACATCTGGAAGAATCACAATAAGCAGCTGGAGATTGGGAGCCCTCGTGTGAACATCCCTTAGAGCAGCTTCTATGTGGTTGGGAGAAGCTGACTGAACTTCTATCACTGGCTTTCGATTGAAAACCTGAAATTCCATTGACATCAAATTCAAAGGGCTCTGGCTGAGGATTTATAAGCTAGTCATATCCAGAAGCATATGCACGAATTTACCATGCCAATGGAATTGCACATCTGAACCAAGTCATCGCATATTCTGTCTACAACATGACGTGGCATCCGCGAAAAGCTCAAACAAGTCCAGCTGTTAACAGTTCCACCATTGACCATTTTCTGGAAACATAAAGTGAATATCAGTAGGAAGAGTATTCCAGAACCGACAAAAGCCAACTCTAGGAACCAGAAAATCTTTTGTTTGCATTTTTTCTGCAATTATACATTGTTGGTATTATTCCAACATAAAAATGAAAATGAGCTGGCAAGAAAATCATCATATCAGGAAATCTAACTCGCCAACATATAGAATCACCTTGTTAATCATATTCCACTGCCCGATGCTTGGTGCAACAGTTTTCTCCCTTCCAGATTCATGGTATTTCAGCTGAAACAAGATTAAATTTAGTCATTCTTAGAATTTAGTTATAGAAAATCAAAAGCCAACCATCAAACTGAAGATGTTGTATAACAGATACCAAGGGTGGAGGCAGCACACGAGCTTGCACATTTGCCATCTGATTGGTGACAGTGATCCCGAACACCTGTGCCAGCCTATCAGCTGAATAGTTGTTGTGGCCAACCATCTAAACAAGGCAAAAAAGAAAACATTGCACTTAAGTTGCTGTGAAAAAATGGCAGAAATGATATTAGATCACAACAAAGTGCGATGACTACATTTAAGAAACAAAAACCAAAGTATAAAAACTATACATTACATGTGGACTACGCTTGCTTACTGCCAAATGTATGCACTCAATTAAATTTTGAAGTTCTTTGGTACATAATATGTCAATAAATCATTTTTCTTAAACAATAACTAAACAGACCTGGGAGTTCTGTGAAAACATGGATAAGGATACAGCCAATTTCAGGTTTTAAACTCTAGATATTTCAAAAAGAAATTGATGTAATAAATTTCAAGAAATTTTAACCTTTCAAAAAGGCAGTGTCAAAGCCAAAGTGGGCTAGAAATGTACCTGGATGATATTGTTCTCCCTCTCTTGGGGCCGTTTACAGGTTGCCTTTAGTATGCTGGTCACCTGTGTGTCACTGAGCTTCCTAGAGTATTTCTGCCCTTCAATAATTTGACAGACCTGCAAACATGTCATACATATAATTAGCATGGTGCACCAGGTGTTGAGCAGAAATCAGAAACGACGCAAATACTACCTCCATCGGTAAATATATCGGCTTAGAATCATTGCCGGACTGCAGGCAGGGCCAAGCAGTGTATTGCAACCGGTACTTGTAACGTTGTTCAAAGTATTGAACAACAGTCAGCTGAGTGCCATCGTTGCAAGGAAAGCTTAAGACAAGAAATGGCAACAAAGTAAGTTTGTACTGGAAGAAAAATACTAGACTGAATAAGCATTGGGATGAGATATCAACAGATGAACCTCAGTTGTTCTAGTGGGACAGAAGTAATCCCAGTTATCTTGTAGATGCTCTTTTTGCCCTGCTGGTGTGTGGTCTCAACACGAACTCCACGCAGGGCTTTCTTAATCTGGGAAATAATATAGAGACAGATCTATTAGTGACTGTAAATAAGTAGCATCTAACAACTTTTGTTGACAAATATTACCTTCAAACGATCCCTGTCCGAAAAAGGCTGCCTGGGGTTTGTCACCAGTAGAAACTCCTTAACAAATTGTACCGCAGGGATAGATTTATAGAATGAAGTCGAGCATGTGTCTGAATAATAAAAGGGCAATCAGAGGTTAAAAATTGAAAAGAAATGCACAACATTCCTATGAACATAAAAATGAAGGCCGCATCTATATCCTACTCAATTGTTTTAGGGGAAAACTTAAATTTGGACTGCTGGAATGTATGCCACACACAAGCTATTGTTTTGGTCATGTGCCACTAAGTTCGTCTTTGTGTGTATGACACCTGAACTTTAGACACAAATTCCAATGCCATAGGCAGAAATGTGGAACAAATAATGGCACACCAACTTCTGTGTGGCTTACACACGAAATCCTGAGTTTCTGCAAGTCTCGATTGAAATTGAATACAATGGTGTAATTTTCAACAAAGTAATTTTCGGAGAAGATCAGTACCAATGTTCAACGAGAGGCCCATTTGAGTGGGGCGCAAGCTCTGATAATATCCTCTCCAACACTCCAGCCCATCACCAATGTCCCTTGCAGCACCAaactgcttggagaagaacgATCTTGAAACAGTGACATAACTGCAAAACGAAATGAAACCAGTGATCACATGGTCAGCAGCTCCAACAAAACAAGAAAttgcagaaaagaaaaggtgaagaaatAGCACTGTTATCATACTTGAGAGAAGGCGATTCCCTCATTACAACATCAAGTGCTTGGATTGTGTCATGTGGTGAGTCCCTTTGCTGACCGTTGAGGAACTGCTGCAGGTGGTACAGATTTGCCCGTGCCGCATATCGAATTGTCACTTTGTACTCACTGCATTTAAGTAATTAAGAAAACAGGACACATAATTCATAAGTTAACAGCAGCAAGTCACAAAGTAGTGGTGTGCAAAAAACACATAGAAAGTGACGTGCTTACATTTCTCGGCGTCCCAACTTGACAACAAAATCCATTGACTTGAATGGCAGCTCGCCTGCAGTGTACATGCTCATGCTTCCATCGTATGCAGGCATCTTGTGGGCGAGCGATGTCTCACCGTGCGCCTTGATAAGCTCCGAAAGCACCACCCTGTTGATTCTTCTTGCCTTCGGTTCAGGACTGATTGAAACCTGGTATGTATATGGATACAGTCAGAAGGTGGAGCAAAAGAACAGCCTTCCAACAAAACATTCAGTGATAATGAACCAATTTACacaaaacctagggccaagtcGTACATATGTGTTCCAAACACAAAAATCCTGATCCAATGCTTCATGAATGTAAGCAACATAAATCACGGGTATTAAAGTAAACAACATGTGTTCCAAACTCAATTATAATGCACAAGTGCAGTACTACTGATCAGGAATGCTGCTTGCAGTTTTGGAAAACGTTCAAGTTGTCTGGTAAACAAACTCAGAATTGCTAGCTATCGATCTGTTTCTTTTCTTAGAAAAAAATGACCAAATTCATCCGAGCACAAGGGATGGAGCGGCATCAATATCACCCCAACATCTGCCTCATCACACAGGCCCCCGCCATGCCGTAACCAGCCTCCCTCTGAACCGGGCCACAACCATCTGTAAATCCTAACCCAGCGATCATCCTCCCAATTATGACCCAAACCAAGCTCATGATCGAGAAAAGATAATGGTGCAGCCTCGAGCAAAAAATCAAGAAGTCCATCTGACAGCCTGAAACTGGACTGATTTCTCAAATGGCAGCTAGCAATTCTAGATAAATTACCTGGCTTACAACAGGTAAAGCGTATGAGGCGCAAAAGAAAAGCTCCAAAGTGTGTTCGCAACAAAGAAACCACCAGGGTACCACCCAAACCCAAATCCTAAAGAGCCTATCCACCATGCAACCACCAACATGCAAGAGGACCAAGACCTTGCCTAAACCGTCGATACACTTGGCAAGCAATAATGAAGCGATGGCCATCAATGCCATGTCATGGAGTATAGAAGGAAATGGTGAAAGCAACACAGTTGTGCTTGACACACAGAACCCGAGGCATCAACCCGCTTCATTTGCACAAGCATAGCAGACAGTACTTCACATGCCGACTGTGAAGACTTTTGCTCAGAATGGCAAGTGCTGAAATTACCACTTTGGACCTAGAAAAATAAGAGGAAATGGGACAGCTGGTAGTACTCCCCCGACGAAAAAACGAAAAAGTTTACCTCTATCTGCTTCCCCCACTACATtccaacaaaacaaatccatcCCAAGAATACAAGCCCACAATGGTGATCATGTACGTGAGAATAGCATTTCAGAACAAAAAACGCATACATGTCCAACGCCAATGGAACAATTACTGAGAAATTACTGGTCTAATAAAACCCTGAAATGGAAGGATAAAAAAAAATAGACCGAAAACAAAAGTGCACGAGTAGatggggaggaggggaggggagctcACGTTGTAATGGCAGATGTCGTTGTCGGCCACTTCGACGAGGAAGTGGTTCGCGCGCACGACGACCCTCCTCCCCAGCTTGCCGAACCCCGGGCGCGCCGGGTGCGGGATCCCCTTGCTCGACACcggcggagccgccgccggctgttGCGCGGGCGcggatctagctgcagcaggcgcgggaggagcggcggggTGCGCGCCCGCCACGGCCAGCCTCCCCATGCCTCTCGCCAAGGCGGTAgcagccaccgccgcggcgggggctgGAGGCGCTGGCGCCGGACCCGAcgcggcgggagcgggcggccTCGCGGGAGTCGAGGCGGCTGCCGCGGAGACGGCCACCGGCGCTACAGGTCGTGGCGCGGCGGGAGCGGAACGGACGGGTGCTggccccacgccgccgcggcccggggCCGCGCCCTCCCTGCGCCCGAGCGGCTGCTGCGGGTACCCGCCggcgcctcggcctccgcctTCACCGCGGCCGTAAGGCTGCTGGtgccctgccccgccgccgcgcccgtgggGCTGCTGGTaccctccagcgccgccgccgccgacgcggccaccgcgctcgccgcctcgcccgcgccctccggcaccaccgcgcccaccaccgccgcccgcaccaCGCGAATCCATGCGGAAAGGGATGGGGTTTTTCCGAGTGGTGGCGACTGGAAGGGAAGTACAGGAGGAGAAACTGATGAGCAATTGATGAGCACGCGAAGCCGGGGAGACGGGGGAGTTTATAGCCAAGGTGCGCGGCCACGCGACGTGGGCGGCTGCGGCCTGCGTGGTAAGGGACGAGACGCGCGGTTGTACCCACGCTCGCTGAAGGTGGGGACAGGGAAAGGTGGTCCCACTTGTCAGTGAAGTTTAGGGGTTCGCCCTTTGTGAATTAGCTTTGCTTGGTAGGCTATGATATTGGCACCCTTAGATACCAAATATAAGATataaaattaaaataatatttaaaaaataattttatattcCTTTTACTTTCCCTACCTTTACTTCTACGCCTTCATTAATTTTGTCTTGGTTGTACCGCTCCACGCGGTGCTCACCTTTTCCACTTCAATTGTAGTGTCAGGATGTCACCCTTTGTTGTCTTGATTGTATTGCTCGCATGCCACCTTCCTTTTGTTTCGGTTGTATTGTCGTGTATTGACATCATTTCCACCTCGGTTGTCTTGTCCTGGCACTGCCAGCCTTTTACACCTTGGTTGCCCGCACATTACCATCCTTTTCTGCAAGCGTGTTGCATGCACCACCAACCACCTTGGGTGTATTGTCCGTGCATTGTCACCTTGATTGTATCATAGCTCCTAAGGTACACTAGGTGAAGAACACACTCCGGCACGTAGGAAGAAAACATAGAAGGAAAGTGAAAAGGGAAAAATTGAGGAAAAAGGAGAAATTGAGAGGAACAAAAAAGGAAATACGGCACTGCACGGCGGCGGACGCCACCGGGCgttcccgccgcccgcgcctctgCTTGGATGTCGCCTCCGTCCGTCTCGCTCCCGCCGCCGTTTGCGCTGACGCCTCGACACCAGTGCTGCCGCCGACACTACCGCTTCGACACCAGCATCCAGATCCGCCGCCCGCTCCATGCCGCCGCCCGGATCTACCGGCCGTTGCACTGCCTCGACACCGCCGCCCGCCAATCCACCTCGACGCCGTTGGACCGGATCCGCTGCCCATTGCTTCGTCTCGACGTCGCCGGCCTAGATCTGCCATCTGCGCCCTCCATGgcgggcggagggcggcgcgcTGAGGCGGCATGGGGAGGGACGGTGGCAGCGtctgggagggggaggggcggcgacAGCATGGGGACGGCAAAAGGGAGGGATGGAGGGCGGTGACTGCTAGGAGGGGGGATGGAAGCCGGGGAGGAAGGGGGCACGTTGCGGTAGATAGGGTGGAGAGGGcgggtttttttgcaaaaaaatatgaATGGCGGGTTTGAATAACAAAACTTGAagggtctatttgcaaaaaaaacaagGAACGGCGTGGATCAATCTCTCGCGACGGATCGGACGGCCAGCGTTGCGCTACCTTTCTCCGGGGACACGTGTCGCTCCGTGGGCAGCCGGGTGCTCCCAGGCCTCCCTCTCCATGGTGTATAGTAGTAATAGTATAGTATTTCCTAGTTGTATCACGTAAAGATATTTTTTCTCGATTTTACTGGTCTGTAAGAtataattttcttttttattgaGAAAAACACCAGAAAGATACCTTATATCTGATTCATATTATATGAAAAACAATGGATGGTACAAAAGATATCATTTTCGATTATGTTTGTCGCCTTAAGATGCCTTCCTCATTTGTATTATGCCACGTGACATGACACGTCTCTAAGAGAGCCACGGCACCTAGTAGAGGATTTAAGGCACCCTACTACTAGCACCTTGCATCACGAGCTCTTGGGCTTATAGGCAGGCTCTCCTCCATGAGGTAGTTGATGATCGTGGACAAGACTCTATGCTAAAGTCTAGCCCAAGATGTAAGTGGAGATTCCATCTCTTGTGCCGCGCCATCATGGTCTAGATCTTGTGATACCAGGCAGGTTTCAAATTGTGTATAAAAATCCTACAATGAAAATAGAGTCTCGAGCCTACTCACTCATGGTTCGAAGcagaacaaacaaaaaaaaaggctcGCACTCACTTGCTCCCAGCCCAACCTGATGGTTATGGCAACACGGTAAGAGTCTCTCCTCCGATCTCCAATTTCTCTGTAAAATGATTTTCCACTAGTATCACGAGAAAATGGTCGACAAACTCGAATACGTTACAAGCAAAAATGATGGGTGGCCCTACCAAAAAAAGCTGACTCGAAAACTCTATCCATATAACTCCCGAATTGGTCTAGTCGGGTATCTTTGGGCTTGAAACATCCTGAGCTTTTTATAAGGAAAAATCTAAAGCGTGTGTTCGCGTCCGCATGCGACACCGCAACCTTGGTGGTCCGCTGCGGCCTACCAAAGCATGGTGGGTCGCTGCGGCCCACACATTTTTTCTTTTGGTCACACTTTAAAAATCAATAACTTTGTTATGGGGTATCTATTTTCAGTCACATTTGCACTATTATTTTTCTTATAAGAATATATCTAATATAAGATGTATAATACATATATTTTGGGAATGTATTTTCAATgttgttgttgaagcactcaagtTACTACTGTTGTTGTGTTGTTGAGCAGCCAAATTGCTTCTGTATTGCTGAAGCACCCAGTTGTTGCTGCTATGTTGTTGAGCACCCAAGTtagttgctgttgttgctgttgaAGCATGTAAGTTGTTGTTATCGTATTGGTAGGCTATCATGTAATTATTGACACCCTTAAATACCAAacataaaatataaaattaaatgaatcttaaaaatattttatattcCACCTAGTTGCTCTGCGTTTATGTGTCACATGATCATTTTTACCTCGGTTGTATCGTCTACGCCTCCATCACTTCTGTCTCGGTTATATTGCTCCACGCGCTGGCCCACCTTTTTCGCTTCGATTGTAATGCCAGAATATCACCACCCTTTTTGTCTTGATTGTATTGCCCTCATGCCGCCTTCCTTTCTGTCTCGGTTGTATCGTCGTGTACCGCCATCATTTCCACCTCGGTTGTCTTGTCCAGCACTGACACCCTTTTATGCCTCGCTTGCCGGCGCGTTACATCCTTTTCTGCAAGCGAGAGTGTGTTGCTTGCGCCACCAACAACCTCAGGTGTATTGTCCGCGCATCGTCACCTTGGTTGTATCATTCTAACTCCCTAGGGTTCATTTTCCGGTTGTATCAcctaaatatatttttctcGGTTTTACTTATCTGTAAgatatcattttcttttttttttggaaagacaCCATAAAGGTATCACATATCAGACTCGTATCAAGAAAACAATTTGTGGTATAAAAGATAT
This portion of the Panicum virgatum strain AP13 chromosome 2N, P.virgatum_v5, whole genome shotgun sequence genome encodes:
- the LOC120662321 gene encoding protein argonaute MEL1-like, whose amino-acid sequence is MEGADGRSRPATSRRSNGQRIRSNGVEVDWRAAVSRQCNGHQQPYGRGEGGGRGAGGYPQQPLGRREGAAPGRGGVGPAPVRSAPAAPRPVAPVAVSAAAASTPARPPAPAASGPAPAPPAPAAAVAATALARGMGRLAVAGAHPAAPPAPAAARSAPAQQPAAAPPVSSKGIPHPARPGFGKLGRRVVVRANHFLVEVADNDICHYNVSISPEPKARRINRVVLSELIKAHGETSLAHKMPAYDGSMSMYTAGELPFKSMDFVVKLGRREIEYKVTIRYAARANLYHLQQFLNGQQRDSPHDTIQALDVVMRESPSLNYVTVSRSFFSKQFGAARDIGDGLECWRGYYQSLRPTQMGLSLNIDTCSTSFYKSIPAVQFVKEFLLVTNPRQPFSDRDRLKIKKALRGVRVETTHQQGKKSIYKITGITSVPLEQLSFPCNDGTQLTVVQYFEQRYKYRLQYTAWPCLQSGNDSKPIYLPMEVCQIIEGQKYSRKLSDTQVTSILKATCKRPQERENNIIQMVGHNNYSADRLAQVFGITVTNQMANVQARVLPPPLLKYHESGREKTVAPSIGQWNMINKKMVNGGTVNSWTCLSFSRMPRHVVDRICDDLVQMCNSIGMVFNRKPVIEVQSASPNHIEAALRDVHTRAPNLQLLIVILPDVSSHYGKIKRLCETKLDIVSQCIHPKPNKNKQYFENVALKINVKVGGRNTVLERAFEPSGIPFVSDVPTIIFGADVTHPVAGEDSSASVAAVVASMDWPQVTTYKALVSAQAHRQEIIQNLFWTATDPEKGTPVNGGMIRELLSSFYKRTGRKPERIIFYRDGVSEGQFSHVLLHEMDAIRKACASMQRDYLPPVTFVIVQKRHHTRLFPEVHGRRDLTDKSGNILPGTVVDSSICHPNEFDFYLCSHAGIQGTSRPAHYHVLYDENHFSADALQMLTNNLCYTYARCTRSVSVVPPAYYAHLAAFRARYYDEQAEGTDGASVVSGGPAALRRLPQVKDKVKEVMFFC